A genome region from Thermoanaerobacterium xylanolyticum LX-11 includes the following:
- the murA gene encoding UDP-N-acetylglucosamine 1-carboxyvinyltransferase — MVYTRIVVESSPALKGTVKVSGAKNSVLPIIAASLLSQGEVIIDDVPELKDVNVMIELIRFLGAKCTLQDGKLKINVDIKDVEAPYELVKKMRASFLVMGPILARLGHAKISLPGGCAIGTRPIDLHLKGFQTLGAEIDIGHGYVEAKAKKLVGKKVYLDFPSVGATENIMMAAVFADGLTTIENAAEEPEVVDLANFLNKMGANIKGAGTDTIRIEGVKELKATEHTVIPDRIEAGTYMVASAMTGGDVLIENVIVDHVKPIIAKLTECGIEVYEEGTGVRVKGCESYKAVDIKTLPYPGFPTDMQAQMMAMMAGAKGTSVIIETVFENRFMHVDELKRMGADIKIEGRTAVVTGIDHLSGAEVKATDLRAGAALILAGLIADGKTIINDVYHIDRGYVNIEDKLRSLGAIIYRVD; from the coding sequence GTGGTATACACGAGGATTGTCGTTGAAAGTAGCCCTGCGCTGAAGGGCACTGTAAAGGTAAGTGGAGCGAAAAATTCTGTTTTGCCTATCATCGCAGCATCTTTGCTTTCGCAAGGTGAAGTAATTATAGATGATGTGCCAGAGCTTAAAGATGTGAATGTGATGATAGAGCTTATCAGATTTTTGGGTGCCAAGTGTACATTACAAGATGGAAAGCTTAAGATAAATGTGGACATAAAAGATGTGGAGGCGCCGTATGAACTGGTTAAAAAGATGAGAGCATCTTTCCTTGTGATGGGGCCTATCCTGGCAAGATTGGGTCATGCAAAGATATCGCTGCCGGGTGGCTGTGCCATAGGGACAAGACCTATAGACTTGCACTTAAAAGGGTTTCAGACGTTGGGGGCGGAGATAGACATAGGTCATGGCTATGTGGAAGCAAAAGCTAAAAAGCTTGTAGGCAAAAAGGTTTATCTGGACTTTCCAAGCGTTGGCGCAACGGAGAATATCATGATGGCTGCCGTATTTGCAGATGGGCTTACTACCATTGAAAATGCAGCCGAAGAGCCGGAAGTAGTGGATCTTGCCAATTTTCTCAATAAGATGGGAGCTAACATAAAAGGTGCTGGCACAGACACAATAAGGATAGAAGGCGTGAAAGAGCTGAAAGCCACAGAACACACTGTTATACCAGATAGAATTGAAGCCGGTACGTACATGGTTGCGTCTGCCATGACTGGCGGTGATGTGCTTATAGAAAATGTCATAGTCGATCACGTCAAGCCCATAATTGCCAAATTAACCGAGTGTGGTATTGAAGTGTATGAAGAAGGCACAGGCGTGAGGGTAAAAGGTTGTGAAAGCTATAAAGCAGTGGACATAAAGACACTGCCGTATCCGGGTTTTCCTACAGACATGCAGGCTCAGATGATGGCTATGATGGCTGGAGCGAAAGGAACCAGTGTAATCATAGAGACAGTGTTTGAAAACAGATTTATGCATGTAGACGAGCTAAAAAGGATGGGTGCGGATATAAAAATCGAAGGAAGAACCGCAGTCGTAACAGGTATTGATCATTTATCAGGTGCAGAAGTGAAGGCAACAGATTTAAGAGCTGGAGCTGCACTAATATTAGCAGGACTTATAGCGGATGGAAAGACCATTATAAACGATGTTTACCATATAGATAGAGGTTATGTAAACATCGAGGATAAGCTTAGAAGTCTTGGAGCAATCATATATAGAGTTGATTGA
- a CDS encoding YwmB family TATA-box binding protein: MFNKLSLIAVTIVVVVFMLNSQMDAFSAKGNDVSVIEEAFSKTGASYQYANINGWAKLNSDFTPFSQMNKIVENLIKSLEIDDKVVKVSKLDQSNFRQYDAEYDAKDKKISIVVQSVKNDAANETYILIDEYLLHGNKDVVNEDEKIKKAYSSLSLTPEIATCFVGTYDGKLNNGKISSILEEVMKDTDASKVEGLNDENLVSISAHTNKIKEYIEIGSEKINLNVAVRYSSYDDKTYIWLATPVIAIEY; this comes from the coding sequence CAATAGTCGTGGTGGTTTTTATGTTAAACTCTCAGATGGATGCGTTTTCTGCAAAAGGGAATGATGTTTCAGTCATAGAAGAGGCTTTTTCAAAAACTGGGGCATCGTACCAGTACGCAAATATCAACGGATGGGCGAAGTTGAATTCCGATTTTACGCCTTTTAGTCAAATGAATAAAATTGTAGAAAATCTTATAAAATCGTTGGAAATTGACGATAAAGTTGTTAAAGTTTCGAAACTTGATCAGTCCAATTTCAGACAGTACGATGCGGAATACGACGCTAAAGACAAAAAAATTTCAATTGTCGTACAAAGCGTCAAAAACGATGCTGCTAATGAAACATACATTTTAATAGACGAATATTTGCTTCATGGAAATAAGGATGTTGTCAATGAGGATGAAAAAATCAAAAAGGCGTATTCAAGTTTAAGTCTTACTCCAGAGATTGCTACGTGTTTTGTCGGTACATACGATGGAAAGTTGAATAATGGCAAAATAAGTAGTATATTAGAAGAAGTGATGAAGGACACGGATGCTTCTAAAGTAGAAGGATTAAATGATGAAAATTTAGTCAGTATTTCTGCTCACACAAATAAAATTAAGGAATATATTGAGATTGGTAGTGAAAAAATAAATTTGAACGTTGCAGTAAGGTATAGCAGTTACGATGACAAAACATATATCTGGCTGGCAACACCTGTTATAGCAATAGAATATTAA